One Microplitis mediator isolate UGA2020A chromosome 3, iyMicMedi2.1, whole genome shotgun sequence DNA segment encodes these proteins:
- the LOC130664801 gene encoding zinc finger protein 426-like produces MSTPPEIVDITSDDEANGSHAENQDEVVLVYEAVAKKHPGNNVLNSLFALTNQCRSNNNGPSIIPAVQRMKMLSECLILNRIAMQNIQALTNSINSRVTIANQNLRDSNSHNSSLTSTATSITGSACINSTGTSTTASIVSNDNFLPGVDKNKVKLEVLKNNLETINELIEENNSLKEDKDKDKANDVIEELAVKDPENHSTGNDCSEVNLVPVVDNDISKDEKKDLVILNDGASGPSNLLVQVDEVADCSNAGTAHEKNSESVKPVFDESVKSITDESVKPISEPDHTGSNTQLKIDNVFSLNDSHKNSSTEEIDNIQESLKNQPVAEPKDEKPFKLAILFKKRERSPDKNNHDCKECETEFDYSSAINLRIRKQDGERFYKCPRCSYVSTCLRSIKTHVRSHTKEKPYECHECRAKFVSSRDLLKHKYNIHLWRLSDNNDLRCRICKETFQDPRSLAIHFSAHKNGDYYECNICQYKKTKASSLENHMNKHVDNNLFICNDCGKSFQQKGLLREHWRFYHISQLQNKRYKCPQCPYNFVHYECLNRHRNKNH; encoded by the exons aTGAGCACTCCGCCGGAAATAGTGGACATAACTAGTGACGATGAAGCTAACGGTTCACATGCAGAGAATCAGGATGAAGTTGTcc TTGTTTACGAAGCGGTGGCTAAAAAACATCCAGGAAATAATGTTCTCAATTCATTGTTTGCGCTTACAAATCAATGCCGTTCAAATAATAATGGCCCGTCAATTATTCCAGCAGTACAAAGAATGAAAATGTTGAGCGaatgtttaattttgaatCGTATCGCAATGCAAAATATACAAGCATTAACAAATAGTATTAATTCAAGAGTTACTATTGCCAACCAAAATTTACGAGACTCTAACTCTCATAATTCTTCTTTGACTTCTACTGCTACTAGTATTACTGGAAGCGCATGTATTAATAGTACTGGTACTAGTACTACCGCTAGTATAGTTTCTAATGATAATTTCCTGCCGggtgttgataaaaataaagtaaagctagaagtattgaaaaataatcttgAGACGATCAATGAATTGATAGAGGAAAACAATTCCCTGAAAGAAGATAAAGATAAAGACAAAGCAAATGATGTAATTGAAGAATTGGCTGTCAAGGATCCAGAGAATCATTCAACAGGCAATGATTGTAGTGAAGTAAATCTAGTTCCGGTTGTTGATAATGACATTTCTAAGGATGAGAAGAAAGATCTTGTTATTCTGAATGATGGAGCTAGTGGTCCATCAAACTTGCTGGTACAAGTTGATGAAGTTGCTGACTGTTCAAATGCGGGAACTGCCCATGAAAAAAACTCTGAATCAGTAAAACCAGTTTTTGATGAATCAGTAAAATCAATTACTGATGAATCAGTAAAACCAATTAGTGAACCAGATCATACGGGATCAAATactcaattaaaaattgataacgTTTTTAGTTTAAACGATTCACATAAAAACAGTAGCACAGAAGAAATTGATAACATTCAGGAGTCATTGAAAAATCAACCGGTTGCTGAACCTAAAGATGAAAAACCATTCAAATTAGCga TTCTGTTTAAAAAACGTGAGCGTAGTcctgataaaaataatcacgATTGTAAGGAATGTGAGACAGAGTTTGACTATTCATCAGCAATAAATTTACGCATCAGAAAACAAGACGGTGAACGTTTCTACAAATGTCCGCGTTGTTCTTATGTTAGCACCTGCCTGAGGAGTATTAAAACTCATGTTCGGTCTCATACGAAAGAAAAACCATACGAATGTCATGAATGTCGGGCGAAATTTGTCAGCTCTCGTGATCTTTTAAAACACAAGTACAATATCCACTTGTGGAGATTGTCTGACAACAATGACTTGAGATGCAGAATTTGCAAAGAAACTTTTCAAGACCCGCGAAGTTTAGCGATTCATTTTAGTGCCCATAAGAATGGAGATTATTATGAATGCAACATTTGTCAATATAAGAAAACGAAGGCAAGTTCGTTAGAGAACCACATGAACAAAcatgttgataataatttgtttatttgcaATGATTGCGGGAAATCATTTCAGCAGAAAGGACTATTGAGAGAACACTGGAGATTTTATCATATTTCACAACTGCAAAACAAGAGATACAAGTGTCCGCAGTGTCCCTATAATTTTGTTCACTACGAGTGTCTTAATCGtcacagaaataaaaatcattaa
- the LOC130664888 gene encoding oocyte zinc finger protein XlCOF28-like — protein sequence MSNFKFNFLSNIPKSSLPIVLLKKISVPNSTLSKLSDNEHSKKFLLNDVKNNSNKNNKQTGSVKINEDDNVIVEDSAEDIVSICYNSQSADPVEVPKSAEESSFSRIDDNYDCPSTSDVTLAAEPVAESSSNTCLVKEKLNLSPSYSPSVQLIRISPRNAVDSSALAVRSKHRELEAASLDCNSQAQEDGDDNRELCEYCSKSFDSTELLQKHIKNNHKRGNGRRKLKKCPHCSYTSSSHLKRHIARHTHNYPFNCAHCTYGTVSKERLRFHMSVHTGERVYKCDLCKFTSISLKDLLVHTRTHIGEHPYKCPHCQFSCSAVGILQRHTRIHLELPHKCCYCQYSFANTANLYRHIRTHTGDRPHKCSQCNYSSSISSNLMRHLRTHAGERRHKCLECSKAFSTLHNLKRHSSVHIMERARNRLNQQELINSSNTNPSDDTTMESTDPGKSDDSVADVPNQKQGTKTTASTIINEPMEEVGNQIQEIETTTPSTIINEIGSKKQEIKTTASMIINQPMEEVGNQKQEEETTTPSTIINKIGSQKQEMKTMTASMIINQPTKEIIDTSQPYVCYDCNKSFKQKIFLEQHWKCHHYLHFQKIKNYKCPKCEEISTCYGFFIRHLKFAHRLESSKD from the exons atgtcgaattttaaatttaactttttatcaaatattccTAAAAGTTCTCTTCCGATTgttttactgaaaaaaatatcagtgcCTAACTCCACTCTGTCAAAACTCAGTGACAATGAACATTCCAAGAAGTTTTTACTTAACGAtgtcaaaaataattcaaacaaaaataataaacagacTGGTTctgttaaaattaatgaagatGATAATGTCATAGTGGAAGATTCAGCTGAAGATATTGTTTCAATTTGTTATAACTCTCAATCAGCTGACCCGGTTGAAGTACCGAAGAGTGCAGAGGAGTCATCGTTCtctaga ATTGATGACAATTATGATTGTCCATCAACGTCAGACGTCACTCTTGCTGCCGAACCTGTAGCTGAAAGTTCATCGAATACTTGTCTGGTAAAAGAAAAGTTGAATCTCTCGCCAAGTTATTCGCCTTCGGTTCAACTGATTAGAATATCCCCCAGGAATGCTGTGGATTCTTCAGCTTTAGCTGTCAGATCAAAACATAGAGAACTAGAGGCAGCTTCATTGGACTGCAATTCTCAAGCTCAAGAAGATGGTGATGATAATCGAGAACTTTGCGAGTACTGTAGTAAATCATTTGATTCGACAG aaCTCTTACAAAAACATATTAAGAATAATCATAAACGCGGAAATGGTagaagaaaactaaaaaaatgtccACATTGTTCTTATACTTCTTCGTCTCATTTGAAACGTCATATTGCGCGACATACTCATAACTATCCGTTCAATTGCGCACATTGTACTTATGGTACTGTGTCAAAAGAAAGACTGCGATTTCATATGAGTGTCCACACCGGAGAGCGGGTGTACAAATGTGATCTTTGTAAATTTACCAGCATAAGTCTAAAAGATCTCCTTGTTCACACCCGTACTCATATTGGAGAGCATCCATATAAATGTCCCCATTGCCAATTTTCCTGTTCAGCTGTTGGGATTTTGCAGCGACACACACGAATCCATCTTGAACTTCCACACAAATGTTGTTATTGTCAGTATTCTTTTGCAAATACAGCCAACTTGTATCGACACATTCGGACCCATACTGGAGATCGTCCTCATAAATGTTCTCAATGCAATTATTCCAGTTCGATTTCTAGTAACTTAATGCGTCACTTACGTACACACGCTGGAGAACGACGGCACAAATGTCTAGAGTGTTCAAAGGCTTTTTCAACTTtgcataatttaaaaagacaTTCGTCTGTTCATATCATGGAACGAGCAAGGAACCGCTTGAATCAGCAAGAGCTCATTAATTCATCAAATACAAATCCATCTGATGACACAACAATGGAGTCTACGGATCCTGGAAAATCTGATGATTCAGTAGCTGATGTTCCCAACCAAAAACAAGGAACAAAAACGACAGCATCAACGATAATAAATGAACCAATGGAAGAAGTTGGAAATCAAATACAAGAAATAGAAACAACGACACCATCAacgataataaatgaaattggaagtaaaaaacaagaaataaaaacgaCAGCatcaatgataataaatcaACCAATGGAAGAAGTTGGAAATCAAAAACAAGAAGAAGAAACAACGACACCATCaacgataataaataaaattggaaGTCAAAAACAAGAAATGAAAACAATGACAGCatcaatgataataaatcaACCAACAAAAGAAATTATTGATACGAGTCAACCATACGTTTGCTATGATTGCAATAAATCATTtaagcaaaaaatatttttggaacaaCATTGGAAGTGTCatcattatttacattttcaaaaaattaaaaattacaaatgcCCAAAGTGCGAGGAAATTTCAACCTGCTACGGTTTTTTTATTCGTCATTTGAAATTCGCTCATAGACTGGAATCATCCaaagattaa
- the LOC130665031 gene encoding myoneurin-like has translation MSYNNSLSKILNFLSIAVKDIEIPENSVITCSISEGLLGSQPEVTQSAENICGNENSKFSDEMSYKVESVEYICQDCERSFSSAKLHREHVQDFHNNKAENFEKVIKTRNDELLLFQPELKTDTVEAQHENGDRNLFLPETSKLEDTNASENHCEDDKRLWNQPGNDKVQGADTRGKKLYECNDCQNKYWKRKSLVTHIHRSHRFSEPENSKSTISSLSEKKYECDICHLKFLKQHSLLRHTRNEHSQSLPEVNPPENIKLELMSTTEGPHECDICFSRFCSSYSVRRHKFKIHSIILDDNDKSKFCTTSEKKFKCKICRSQFTTIWNLKRHKLTVHLISEDKNNESKFASMSGKKYECYICQAQYSHHRTLLHHMRKKHSISQPKSTELKFSTVND, from the exons ATGTCATACAATAATTcgttatcaaaaattttaaattttctgtccATCGCAGTCAAAGACATTGAAATTCCTGAAAATAGTGTCATTACGTGTTCTATTTCTGAAGGTTTATTAGGAAGTCAACCGGAAGTTACGCAGTCTGCGGAg aacatCTGTGGAAAtgagaattcaaaatttagtgACGAAATGTCTTACAAAGTTGAAAGTGTAGAATACATTTGTCAGGATTGCGAGCGATCGTTCAGTTCCGCCA aactACATCGAGAGCACGTGCAGgattttcataataataaagcagaaaattttgaaaaagtcatCAAGACTCGCAATGACGAGCTTCTGTTGTTCCAACCGGAATTAAAAACTGATACAGTTGAAGCTCAACATGAAAATGGTGAtcgcaatttatttttaccggAAACGAGTAAATTAGAGGATACTAATGCCAGCGAAAATCATTGCGAGGATGATAAACGTCTTTGGAACCAGCCTGGGAATGATAAAGTACAAGGTGCTGATACCAGGGGAAAAAAGTTGTATGAATGTAACGATTGTCAAAATAAATACTGGAAGCGAAAATCTTTAGTGACTCATATACACAGGAGTCATAGATTCAGTGAACCGGAAAATAGCAAATCAACGATTTCTtctttaagtgaaaaaaaatatgagtgcgATATCTgtcacttgaaatttttaaagcaACATTCTTTGTTGAGACACACTCGCAATGAACATTCTCAAAGTTTACCGGAAGTAAATCCAcctgaaaatattaaattggaGCTGATGAGTACGACCGAAGGTCCCCATGAATGTGACATTTGTTTTTCTAGATTTTGTTCTTCATATAGTGTCAGAAGACACAAGTTTAAAATACACTCGATCATTCtggatgataatgataaatcaAAGTTTTGTACTacgagcgaaaaaaaattcaaatgtaaaATTTGTCGTTCGCAATTTACTACGATCTGGAATCTCAAGAGACACAAGTTGACAGTACACCTGATCAGCGAGgacaaaaataatgaatcaAAGTTTGCTTCCATGAGCgggaaaaaatatgaatgtTATATATGTCAAGCTCAATACTCTCATCATAGGACTTTGCTGCATCACATGAGAAAAAAACATTCTATTAGTCAACCTAAAAGTaccgaattaaaattttctactgtTAACGATTAA
- the LOC130664909 gene encoding zinc finger protein 26-like: MSQANLNYLSTLLKISLDELKKIEIPEKSVIVTSIRDLSPPTPEEDPPVTREWDEYNYELQSVEYICQDCFRSFSSAEQHQQHVLSNHTDIKFIKTEEHEFETENCDPTVCIKDETAKLLIKNPHDINLHVHHHRHQSEDKKSFSCSTEKELECLFCRKVFASKKNLMLHLETHKKGDNYYCDICLYTTQFLYTFKNHMNQHINAGLLICYECGDSFVYKASVKKHLESHHKSEFRNSNRYRRAKFSKKLTEECPFCKKKFLSKHNLKLHNKTHKKETHFHCNVCLYKTKDTRKFESHSNKHVNDELHLCYHCGRSYKIKTSLEKHLYYQHGTQNQSTDNQEYPKNRVGKKPRDSLQKKLSNAKSLKLVNTKHKKVTYQCDVCLYTTFVRHNFHRHISRHMNNKLYVCYHCGVFCRLKSSLKKHLNFYRDPKSKSINHHQHPRNRINLKLTCLFCQKKFTDVKSLCRHKGTHKKGNNYYCNICLYTTASQALFDRHIMQHHFYDDLFTCYHCGRSFRKKISLEDHLKFRHGLDFPFVKNHDSKSFINKKFMCLCCNEKFKDSKSLSLHKVTHKKGNYFHCNVCLYKITRLENFYAHVKKHFNDKLYTCYHCGGSFRKKISLEDHLKFRHDINFKFVKNHDSKSFITKKFMCLCCKKTFQDFKSLNRHKAAHKKGDNYHCNVCLYKITRLHNFDKHMKKHFDDNLYTCYHCGRSFKKKKILEHHLNSHRDPISQFINHHNAFNFRH; the protein is encoded by the exons atgtcgcaggcaaatttaaattacttgtcaactcttttaaaaatttccttagatgaactcaaaaaaattgagattccTGAAAAAAGTGTCATTGTTACTTCAATTAGAGATCTTTCTCCACCAACACCCGAAGAGGATCCACCGGTTACCCGAGAATGGGATGAATATAATTACGAATTACAAAGTGTTGAGTATATTTGCCAGGATTGCTTTCGTTCCTTCAGTTCAGCAg aacAACATCAACAACACGTACTGTCTAATCATACGGacataaagtttataaaaactgAAGAACACGAATTTGAAACCGAAAATTGCGACCCGACTGTTTGCATCAAAGATGAGACcgctaaattattaattaaaaacccGCATGATATAAATCTTCATGTGCATCATCACCGTCATCAATCAGAAGACAAAAAGTCATTTTCTTGTTCGACAGAAAAAGAACTCGAGTGTTTATTCTGCAGAAAAGTATTcgcaagtaaaaaaaatttgatgctTCACTTGGAGACCCATAAAAAAGGTGATAATTATTACTGCGATATCTGTCTTTATACAACACAATTTTTGTATACATTCAAAAACCACATGAACCAGCACATCAACGCTGGACTGTTGATTTGCTACGAATGTGGTGACTCGTTTGTATACAAAGCATCAGTGAAGAAACATTTGGAATCTCATCACAAGTCCGAGTTTCGAAATTCAAATCGCTACCGACGTgcgaaattttctaaaaaattgaCAGAGGAATGTCCgttctgcaaaaaaaaatttttaagtaaacacAATTTGAAACTACACAATAAAACCCATAAAAAAGAAACTCACTTCCACTGTAATGTCTGTCTTTATAAGACAAAAGATACTCGAAAGTTTGAAAGTCACAGCAACAAGCACGTGAATGATGAATTACATCTGTGTTACCATTGCGGTAGGtcatataaaatcaaaacttcGTTAGAAAAACACTTGTATTATCAGCATGGCACCCAGAATCAGTCGACTGATAATCAGGAGTATCCAAAGAATCGTGTTGGTAAAAAGCCGAGAGATTCACTCcagaaaaaattatcgaaCGCCAAAAGTTTGAAACTTGTTAATACGAAGCATAAAAAAGTGACTTATCAATGCGATGTGTGTCTCTATACGACATTTGTTCGGCATAATTTTCACCGGCACATCAGTAGACACATGAATAATAAACTATACGTCTGTTATCATTGCGGCGTATTCTGTAGATTAAAATCATCATTGAAAAAACACTTGAACTTTTATCGTGATCCGAAatcaaaatcgattaatcATCATCAGCATCCAAGAAATCGCATAAATCTAAAACTTACATGTTTATTTTGCCAGAAAAAATTCACGGATGTTAAAAGTTTGTGTCGCCACAAAGGGACACATAAAAaaggaaataattattactgcaATATATGTCTTTATACAACAGCTTCACAAGCTTTGTTTGACAGACACATCATGCAGCACCACTTCTATGATGACTTATTTACATGCTATCACTGTGGAAGatcatttagaaaaaaaatatcattagaaGATCACTTAAAGTTTCGGCATGGTCTCGATTTTCCATTTGTTAAGAATCatgattcaaaaagttttataaataaaaagttcatGTGTTTATGttgcaatgaaaaatttaaagattctAAAAGTTTGAGTCTTCATAAAGTGACACATAAAAAAGGAAACTATTTTCATTGCAATGTATGTCTTTATAAGATAACTAGATTAGAGAACTTTTATGCGCACGTGAAGAAACactttaatgataaattatatacatgcTATCACTGCGGAGGatcatttagaaaaaaaatatcattagaaGATCACTTGAAATTTCGTCatgatatcaattttaaatttgttaagaATCatgattcaaaaagttttataactaaaaagtTCATGTGTTTATGttgcaaaaaaacatttcaagattttaaaagtttGAATCGTCACAAAGCGGCACATAAAAAAGGAGATAATTATCATTGCAATGTATGTCTTTATAAGATAACTAGATTACATAATTTTGATAAGCACATGAAGAAACACTTTGATGATAACTTATATACGTGCTATCACTGCGGaagatcatttaaaaaaaaaaagatattagAACATCATTTGAATTCTCATCGTGATCCCATATctcaatttattaatcatcatAATGCATTTAATTTTAGACATTAA
- the LOC130664923 gene encoding zinc finger protein 567-like → MLQANLNYLSNFLNIPLDELRKIENPEQSVIVTSIIDVFPSTPEENPPVTREWDEYQNEIQSLEYICQDCFCSFSSAEQHQQHVLSGHANINVLNNEEQELEAENFIPTVRNEDPTHNSVTENSHDVKGHNHHRPSKSLENSKEECPICKKKFSSKQYLAKHKKTHKKDNYYYCHICLYKTKKIRNFESHINKHLDNEFYICHHCGRSYKIKESLEIHLTYGHGLRIQSIDSQENQENRVGKKPKDSLGQKKLPNAKRLKLDAKHNEITHQCDVCLRMTTLQPNFGRDMKKDVNDKLYICCHCGSPLRKKLLENNLEFRHDPKYDSKSFINNKFMCLCCEKTFTDSKSLNRHKATYKKGGNYHCNICLHATALLRNFDKHLVRHFNDKFYICYHCGRPFRKKILLENHLKFRHDPKLPFVNHRESTSFTNKKFMCLFCNEKFKDSKSLCLHKVTHKKGDNYHCNICLYKITRLQNFDRHVEKHFNDELCSCYHCGKSFKEKKRLEHHLDSHRDPNSQLIKHHSTINSRN, encoded by the exons atgttGCAAgcaaatttgaattatttgtcaaattttttaaacattccttTAGATGAACTCAGAAAGATTGAGAATCCTGAACAAAGTGTAATTGTTACTTCAATTATAGATGTTTTTCCATCGACACCCGAAGAGAATCCACCGGTTACCCGAGAATGGGATGAATATCAAAACGAAATTCAAAGTCTCGAATATATTTGCCAGGATTGCTTTTGTTCCTTCAGTTCAGCag agcaACATCAACAACACGTACTGTCTGGTCATGCGAACATAAATGTTCTGAACAATGAAGAGCAGGAATTAGAAGCCGAAAATTTTATCCCGACTGTTCGCAACGAGGATCCAACTCATAACTCAGTAACAGAAAACTCTCATGATGTAAAGGGTCACAATCATCATCGACCTTCGAAATCTCTTGAAAACTCTAAAGAGGAATGTCcgatctgtaaaaaaaaattttccagtaAACAATATTTGGCAAAACACAagaaaacccacaaaaaagataattattactaCTGTCATATCTGTCTttataagacaaaaaaaattcgaaacttTGAAAGTCACATCAACAAGCACTTggataatgaattttatatatgcCACCATTGTGGTAGGTCATATAAAATCAAAGAATCATTAGAAATCCACTTGACTTATGGGCATGGCCTCCGGATTCAGTCGATTGATAGTCAGGAGAATCAAGAGAATCGTGTTGGTAAAAAGCCGAAGGATTCACTCGGCCAGAAAAAATTACCGAACGCTAAAAGATTAAAACTTGACGCGAAGCATAACGAAATAACTCATCAATGTGATGTGTGTCTTCGTATGACAACTTTACAACCTAACTTTGGTAGGGACATGAAGAAAGAcgtaaatgataaattatatatatgctGTCACTGTGGAAGcccattaagaaaaaaattattagaaaataatttggaATTTCGTCATGATCCGAAATatgattcaaaaagttttataaataataagttcaTGTGTTTATGTTGCGAAAAAACATTTACGGATTCTAAAAGTTTGAATCGTCACAAAGCGACGTATAAGAAAGGAGGTAATTATCATTGCAATATATGTCTTCATGCGACAGCTTTACTAcgtaattttgataaacaCCTAGTGAGACACTttaacgataaattttatatctgcTATCACTGTGGGAGGccatttagaaaaaaaatattattagaaaatcacttaaaatttCGTCATGATCCGAAATTACCATTCGTTAATCATCGTGAGTCAACAagttttacaaataaaaagttcATGTGTTTATTttgcaatgaaaaatttaaagattctAAAAGTTTATGTCTTCACAAAGTGACACATAAAAAAGGAGACAATTATCATTGCAATATATGTCTTTATAAGATAACTAGATTACAAAACTTTGATAGGCATGTGGAGAAACACTTTAATGATGAATTATGTTCATGCTATCATTGCGGAAAgtcatttaaagaaaaaaagagaTTAGAACATCATTTGGATTCTCATCGTGATCCTAATtctcaattaattaaacatcATAGTACAATAAATTCTAGAAATTAA